One segment of Bradyrhizobium sp. CB2312 DNA contains the following:
- a CDS encoding amidase family protein yields MTKPSRRDARPAPAVTRAAATGLKLEDASMGDIVDALAGGHISATALTEAYLARIEACDRNGPMLNSVRALNPDARAIAGKLDGTRPSAKRPLAGVPILLKDNIATGDKQPTTAGSLALEGARAKGDDTIVKLLRNAGAVILGKANLTEFANILAIEMPSGYSSLGGQVKNPYVPALLDDRGIPVVDPGGSSSGSAVAVAAGLCAASIGTETSGSLLHPASRNGIVTVKPTVGLISRAGIVPIAHSQDTVGPMTRTVRDAAMLLNVLAAKDPLDPVTERQRRPADYTAGLARDAMKGARIGVPSDPADPLNDPYYSKLPTDGARLMAETIKVLEDLGAVIVRASMPAAGWMSGPGTIMAVLNRNPLSGNKGNAVTQRIVFLYELKHDLNLYLKDWATHSDIKTIADIVAFNAAHADKALRFGQDLFLAANSTRGDLSERVYRSARAMDLLAARTRGMDAYMNQHRLDAVLFPGATGAAIAARAGYPSVMVPGGFVSGADGKDTPDYPLGVTFAGRAWSEHKLLRLAYAYEQASNMRKPPPGLPVL; encoded by the coding sequence ATGACGAAGCCATCCCGACGCGATGCTCGCCCCGCCCCGGCCGTCACACGCGCCGCGGCGACCGGGCTGAAGCTCGAGGACGCGTCCATGGGCGACATCGTCGATGCGTTGGCGGGCGGGCACATCTCCGCCACGGCGCTGACCGAAGCCTATCTCGCGCGCATCGAGGCCTGTGACCGCAACGGGCCCATGCTCAATTCCGTCCGCGCGCTCAATCCTGACGCGCGCGCGATCGCAGGCAAGCTCGACGGCACCAGGCCGTCGGCCAAACGGCCGCTCGCCGGCGTGCCGATCCTGCTGAAGGACAATATCGCGACCGGCGACAAGCAGCCGACCACGGCGGGCTCGCTGGCGCTCGAGGGGGCGCGCGCCAAGGGCGATGACACCATCGTCAAGCTGCTGCGAAACGCCGGCGCCGTGATCCTCGGCAAGGCGAACCTGACGGAGTTCGCCAACATTCTCGCGATCGAGATGCCCTCGGGCTACTCGTCGCTCGGCGGCCAGGTGAAGAACCCTTACGTGCCGGCGCTGCTGGATGATCGGGGCATCCCGGTCGTCGACCCCGGTGGCTCGAGCTCGGGTTCGGCGGTCGCTGTCGCCGCTGGTCTGTGCGCGGCCTCGATCGGCACCGAGACCTCGGGCTCGCTGCTGCACCCTGCCAGCCGGAATGGCATCGTCACGGTAAAGCCGACCGTCGGTTTGATCAGTCGTGCCGGCATCGTGCCGATCGCGCACAGCCAGGACACCGTGGGGCCGATGACGCGCACCGTGCGCGATGCGGCGATGCTGCTGAATGTGCTGGCTGCCAAGGACCCGCTCGATCCCGTGACGGAGCGGCAGCGCAGGCCGGCCGACTACACCGCCGGCCTCGCGCGCGATGCGATGAAAGGCGCACGCATCGGCGTGCCGAGCGACCCCGCCGATCCCTTGAACGATCCCTACTACAGCAAGCTGCCGACTGACGGTGCCAGGTTGATGGCCGAGACCATCAAGGTGCTCGAGGATCTCGGCGCCGTCATCGTGCGGGCCAGCATGCCGGCGGCGGGCTGGATGAGCGGACCGGGCACGATCATGGCGGTGCTCAATCGCAATCCGCTGAGCGGCAACAAGGGCAATGCGGTCACGCAGCGGATCGTTTTCCTCTACGAGCTGAAGCACGATCTCAATCTCTACCTGAAGGATTGGGCGACCCACAGCGACATCAAGACCATCGCGGACATCGTTGCGTTCAACGCGGCTCATGCCGACAAGGCGCTGCGCTTCGGTCAGGACCTGTTCCTCGCCGCCAACAGCACCAGGGGCGATCTGAGCGAGCGCGTGTACAGATCGGCGCGCGCGATGGACCTCCTCGCCGCCAGGACGCGCGGCATGGACGCCTACATGAACCAGCATAGGCTCGACGCCGTCCTGTTCCCCGGCGCGACTGGCGCGGCGATCGCCGCCAGGGCGGGCTATCCCAGCGTCATGGTGCCGGGCGGTTTCGTCTCGGGAGCCGACGGCAAGGACACGCCCGACTATCCGCTCGGCGTCACCTTCGCCGGCCGCGCCTGGAGCGAGCACAAGCTGCTGCGCCTGGCCTACGCCTACGAGCAGGCGTCGAATATGCGCAAGCCGCCGCCCGGTCTCCCCGTGCTTTGA
- a CDS encoding GNAT family N-acetyltransferase, translating into MDYTIRPAREDDAADISGVILRALRETNAKDYTDEIIARVARSFSPDAVRELIRRRRVFVASIGSRIVGTASLDGSVVRTVFVAPDVQARGIGKLLMAEIARTARERNIPLLTVPSSVTAEAFYAKLGFGAVRDSYHGDERTIIMERQLDDRSE; encoded by the coding sequence ATGGACTACACGATCCGGCCCGCACGCGAGGACGACGCAGCTGACATCAGCGGCGTGATCTTGCGTGCGCTGCGCGAGACGAACGCAAAGGACTATACGGACGAGATCATCGCGCGGGTCGCGCGCAGCTTCAGTCCCGACGCCGTGCGGGAGCTGATCCGAAGGCGCCGCGTTTTCGTTGCCAGCATCGGCAGCCGTATCGTCGGAACGGCAAGCCTCGACGGAAGCGTGGTTCGCACGGTCTTCGTCGCTCCCGACGTTCAGGCCCGCGGAATCGGCAAGCTGCTGATGGCGGAGATCGCGCGCACGGCGCGCGAGCGGAACATTCCATTGCTGACCGTCCCTTCGTCGGTCACGGCCGAGGCTTTCTATGCAAAGCTCGGGTTCGGTGCCGTGCGCGACAGCTATCATGGTGACGAGCGCACGATCATCATGGAGCGGCAGCTGGATGACCGGTCCGAATGA
- a CDS encoding acyl-CoA dehydrogenase family protein, which translates to MNATPGGGLVERARALAPLIAGEADEIERTRRLTSAVVAALIDNDLYRALLPQSLGGAEAPIESFMQMLEEIAKADASTAWCLGQCSVCAMIAAWLDHDTAHEIFNTPPGILAWGAIAHEARAVEGGYRVTARWDFASGSRQASWLGAHVRIAGSDGKPRKNAEGSPEVRTILFPVASAELHDVWQAIGLAGTGTDSYEVRDLFIPERFTAFRDVPAALVEKGPLYKIGTGSTFSLGFAAVSLGVARATLEAAIALARAKHQSLAGSAMRDNGAVQGLIGRTEADLRAARAYLYATANAMWRDLSATGEFSAAHRSAVRLAATWTIHQSGRVVDTAYHMAGATAVFRSHPFERRFRDMHAIAQQIQARDTHYEDVGKMILAENR; encoded by the coding sequence ATGAACGCAACTCCGGGAGGTGGTCTGGTCGAACGTGCCCGCGCCCTCGCGCCGCTGATCGCGGGCGAGGCAGACGAGATCGAACGGACGCGGCGGCTGACGTCGGCGGTCGTCGCCGCGCTGATCGACAACGACCTCTATCGCGCGCTGCTGCCGCAAAGCCTCGGCGGCGCGGAAGCCCCGATCGAGAGCTTCATGCAGATGCTGGAGGAGATCGCGAAGGCGGATGCGTCCACGGCGTGGTGCCTCGGCCAATGCAGCGTCTGTGCGATGATCGCGGCCTGGCTCGATCACGATACCGCGCATGAAATCTTCAACACACCGCCCGGCATCCTCGCCTGGGGCGCGATCGCGCATGAAGCGCGCGCCGTCGAGGGCGGCTATCGCGTCACCGCGCGCTGGGATTTTGCCTCGGGCTCGCGGCAGGCGAGCTGGCTGGGCGCGCATGTGCGTATCGCCGGAAGTGACGGGAAGCCGCGCAAAAATGCCGAGGGATCACCGGAGGTGCGCACCATCCTGTTTCCGGTCGCAAGCGCCGAGCTGCACGACGTCTGGCAGGCGATCGGGCTCGCCGGCACCGGCACGGACTCATACGAAGTGCGCGACCTCTTCATCCCCGAGCGCTTCACCGCGTTCCGCGACGTGCCGGCTGCGCTGGTTGAGAAGGGGCCACTCTACAAGATCGGTACCGGCTCGACATTCAGTTTGGGTTTCGCCGCGGTGTCGCTTGGCGTCGCGCGCGCCACGCTGGAGGCGGCCATCGCGCTGGCGCGGGCAAAGCATCAGTCGCTCGCGGGAAGCGCCATGCGCGACAACGGGGCGGTGCAGGGCCTGATCGGCCGCACCGAGGCGGATTTGCGCGCCGCGCGCGCCTATCTCTATGCGACGGCGAATGCGATGTGGCGCGATCTCTCAGCGACCGGCGAATTCAGCGCGGCGCATCGGAGCGCCGTGCGGCTGGCGGCGACCTGGACCATCCACCAATCGGGACGCGTGGTCGACACCGCCTATCACATGGCCGGCGCGACGGCTGTGTTCCGCAGCCATCCATTCGAGCGCCGCTTTCGCGACATGCACGCGATCGCGCAGCAGATCCAGGCGCGCGACACGCATTACGAGGACGTCGGTAAGATGATCCTTGCCGAAAACCGATAG
- a CDS encoding methyl-accepting chemotaxis protein: MFKIKSIAARLILAIALTVAVACAILSGFSITQQRALTRLALDQQLKLQYDSVIAAIDYEGRSALAVSAAIAALPPVGDAIVKGDRDALGILLGDANKALKAQGIPLITFQLPPAVSFYRVHTPKSFGDDVSARRATVVEALKTGRQIVGVEPGREALGIFGMTTIVRDGKNIANVDIGAAFGKEFVDRAKKRFGIDLAVYSVDGKNLNKLSSTFETAVAKPDELKAAIDGAPLLREAELDGHPVAVYAGPIKNYAGQPVGVLEIIKDTTEYEAAFSAAERNLILGTVAILAAAILLAFLLGRGLSRPLTAITAVMNRLSSGDTSVTIPGSERPDELGTMAKAVDVFRQNMLEAGALREAQEADKAKAEIEKQALQRQMADRFEADVKGVVAAVAKATEGMQNVAGEITSSVNGTSQRASAAATASEEASTSVNAVAAATEELASSVSEIGRQVTHSSEVASNAVVKATETTEMVTSLAASAERIGYVLRLISEIASQTNLLALNATIEAARAGEAGRGFAVVASEVKELASQTAKATDEIASQVSAIQAATGNCVTAISGISDTIREISGIATTIAAAVEEQGSATREIARSVQQASAGTTDVSANVAGASQAADQSRALAGNVMVASGELGHHASALMKSVDTFLAGLRAA, translated from the coding sequence ATGTTCAAGATCAAGTCGATTGCCGCCCGCCTGATCCTCGCCATCGCGCTCACCGTCGCAGTCGCCTGCGCCATCCTCTCCGGCTTCTCGATCACCCAGCAGCGGGCGCTGACGCGGCTCGCGCTCGATCAGCAGCTCAAGCTACAATATGACAGCGTGATCGCGGCCATCGACTATGAGGGCCGTTCGGCGCTGGCAGTCTCTGCCGCGATTGCAGCGCTGCCGCCGGTGGGCGATGCCATCGTCAAGGGCGACCGCGACGCGCTCGGCATCCTGCTCGGCGACGCCAACAAGGCGCTGAAGGCGCAGGGTATCCCGCTGATCACCTTCCAGCTCCCGCCGGCGGTCTCGTTCTATCGCGTGCACACACCAAAAAGCTTCGGCGACGACGTCTCGGCACGCCGCGCCACCGTGGTCGAGGCGCTCAAGACCGGCCGGCAGATCGTAGGTGTCGAGCCCGGCCGCGAGGCGCTCGGCATCTTCGGCATGACGACAATCGTGCGCGACGGCAAGAACATCGCCAATGTCGACATCGGCGCAGCCTTCGGCAAGGAATTCGTCGACCGCGCCAAGAAGCGCTTTGGCATCGACCTTGCGGTCTATTCGGTGGACGGCAAGAACTTGAACAAGCTGTCCTCCACCTTCGAGACCGCGGTCGCCAAGCCGGACGAGCTGAAGGCCGCGATCGACGGCGCGCCGCTGCTGCGCGAGGCCGAGCTCGACGGCCATCCGGTCGCGGTCTATGCCGGGCCGATCAAGAACTATGCGGGGCAGCCGGTCGGCGTGCTCGAGATCATCAAGGACACGACGGAATACGAGGCCGCGTTCTCCGCCGCCGAGCGCAACCTGATCCTCGGCACGGTCGCGATCCTCGCCGCCGCCATCCTGCTGGCATTCCTGCTCGGACGTGGCCTGTCGCGGCCGCTCACCGCGATCACCGCTGTCATGAACCGGCTGTCGAGCGGCGACACCAGCGTCACCATTCCCGGCAGTGAGCGCCCGGACGAGCTCGGCACCATGGCCAAGGCCGTGGACGTGTTCCGCCAGAACATGCTCGAGGCCGGTGCCTTGCGCGAAGCGCAGGAGGCCGACAAAGCCAAGGCGGAGATCGAGAAGCAGGCGCTGCAGCGCCAGATGGCCGACCGCTTCGAAGCCGACGTCAAGGGCGTGGTCGCCGCGGTCGCCAAGGCGACCGAGGGCATGCAAAACGTTGCCGGCGAGATCACGTCGAGCGTCAACGGCACCTCGCAGCGCGCCTCCGCCGCGGCGACGGCCTCCGAGGAAGCCTCGACCAGCGTCAATGCGGTCGCGGCGGCTACGGAGGAGCTGGCTTCGTCGGTCAGCGAGATCGGCCGTCAGGTCACCCATTCCAGCGAGGTCGCCAGCAACGCCGTGGTCAAGGCGACCGAGACGACCGAGATGGTCACGAGCCTTGCGGCCTCCGCCGAGCGGATCGGCTACGTGTTGCGGCTGATCAGCGAGATCGCCAGCCAGACCAACCTGCTGGCGCTCAACGCCACGATCGAGGCGGCGCGCGCGGGCGAGGCCGGCCGCGGCTTCGCCGTCGTCGCATCGGAAGTGAAGGAGTTGGCCAGCCAGACAGCGAAGGCGACCGACGAGATCGCAAGCCAGGTCTCGGCGATCCAGGCCGCGACCGGCAATTGCGTCACCGCCATCTCCGGGATCAGCGACACCATCCGCGAGATCAGCGGCATCGCCACGACAATCGCCGCCGCCGTGGAGGAGCAGGGCTCGGCGACGCGCGAGATCGCCCGCAGCGTGCAGCAGGCCTCGGCCGGCACCACCGACGTCTCAGCCAATGTCGCCGGCGCAAGCCAGGCCGCCGACCAGTCGCGCGCGCTGGCAGGCAATGTGATGGTGGCTTCGGGTGAGCTTGGGCACCATGCATCAGCTCTGATGAAGAGCGTGGATACGTTTTTGGCGGGGTTGCGGGCTGCGTAG